Genomic window (Arachis hypogaea cultivar Tifrunner chromosome 13, arahy.Tifrunner.gnm2.J5K5, whole genome shotgun sequence):
TTCTCGTATAGTAAACGCAATATAGTCTTTGACTAAAATTTGAAGGACAAAGAGTCCTTCaaacgttaaaaataaaaaaattaattatttacttacTTAACAAATTTGCTTTTTATCATTAGAAAAACAGACATATTCTTCTATACTTATATCGTCAACTTTTTAAAAAAGAAGTCACTATTATTACTTTTTATACAGTGAAAGGTGAATTTacctttttgaaaatatgattaaattttttttttttaaaggcaTACTTGAAATGAATTGACAAAACAAATAGGCTTTGCGGAAAAATGTGGGAGTAAGTAGAAAAAGTGTTTGAGGTGTCTTCAGGTAAAGTCTGAAACAACGATTGGAGGTACTTGTAAAAGAttttaggtagtgtttgttttgaggtattgagacagaGACTAAAAGATTGAGACTTAATATTgtatttgttggttcagagattggtactaaaatttttgtttctgtctctaaaatttcagtatttcagtacctctaaaAAATAGGAACAcaagagactgaaatttttagagatgaagactaaaactttaataatattttatacctaaaatactttcatttcaattaattaattctaattttactctttgtacaaattaaattagagtttcattcttgttttaattcttgTCTCTCATTttgtaccaaacagaatactgagatttattttaatctctgtttcttagtctctgtctctcaatttcaatttttctgtctctgtctctctatTAAATATTACCTTAATACCTAAGTCAGTAATGATTTAAGTAGATTTATGAgaattgaaaaatgaaaaatacctATATTtgataaagtatttataaaaaaaaggtaACGGATTAGTCATTACTTTCATAGTACACATTTAAACTGAGTGGATAGTTTCTTCTTGTAGTGCATAAAAAATTATCACACATTGAAGTGGTTACTCATCTGTTGATAATATCTGAAATAGCTTAATGGGCTGACAAGCTATTGGTTCCTGCAAAAGTTAAGTCGGACAGAGTCATAATACCTATACCCAAATAAGTCGAGTAGGTTAATCCATGTAGTTtttagactaatttttttttgtatgaacATATTTCATTGGGTCTATTAAAAGATCAACTCATTTTAGACCATGAGTTTACTTATTTGAATTATGACTAGGGCTggtaatgggtagggtagggtagggtttggactctACCCTAATCCTACTCGCGGGTTGAGAATTTTTCAACTCTAATCCTACCCGCACACTAAAGTTATAAATCCTACCCTACCCTATCCTACCCTACtcgcagaaatatcaaatttttttaaagtaaatataaaatttaatcatttcaaattttatacatattaataacataaaaaataaaaaactaatgcttTAAATTACTAAATGaactaactagtttagtggttGTTTACTTATTATAAGTCATTACATAAGGGAGATTGTAGGTTCAACTCTCACTTTCCTCATTATTATATacctattttttaataaaatatgtgttatatatgaggtACGGGTAGGATAGGGTAGGATACACTCTAAACCCATACCCTATCCTACCCGCAGCATACCCggaccgtaccctaccctacccaaaCGGGTTGGACCGGATTGGGTATCTGCGGGTAGGGTATAAATTGCCAGCCCTAATTATGACATGAACAATTATTAATAGTAGATAagaatttattgttatttttatgtttaaatttttcaTGAATTTTGAATGCTTTTGTAACTATCTTGGAtgattaataatcaaataattttCTAAAAGATCATACGTATCtcgttttttaaaaaattaaatgtataaaattaatttttgaaagataCAATTGTTTGGCATAAATTTTGGGGCAAATTACTCAATTAAGCTAAGGGGAGGAAAAAATTACAGGAATCGGCCAAATCAAAAATTGGTTTATGAATCAACCAAGAGACATTTCTATATAGTTTGAATCATCCTAACTCGAACTTTATttctatgtaattcgaatcacactGATTTGAATTACACACACAGCACAtacccactaattcgaatcaacttgattcgaattacacccatGCACGCATTCCTAAGTAATTCGAAGTgagctgattcgaattacacaaggtataattcgaattaggttggttcgaattatactGGGCCAGACGTGTATAAATATGGTGTGAACATGAATTGATCTCATTAAAGTCAgaaaatggctagtgaggagagttttgtagtGTTGGTTCATCACAGATGATCGATTAAGAGGAAAACATGatctggtgtgaagttcactgataaggatcctctcaGTATTTTTATCAGGCCTACGATGAGCTATGATGAGTTTGTGAATTCTATACTACAGAAACTTGGTCTGCAAGGCGTGAAACGGGTTCACAAGTTATTCTATCGCATTCCGATCTCAGTGCTGCAAtagtgaagtatgattgtttcacgattgggagtgatgaggacttgcaggtccTGTTTCATTGTCGTCGGCAGTTTTCCAAGGTTAGGACACCTGAGTTGTTGGCAAAGTTGATTGATGTGGTATCTAGCTCGGGGGGTTCGAACCAGAAAACCCAAACTATAGGCACGGTAGCCGGTTTTAGCTCCAGACCTGTTGGTGCATCTTCGTACGTCCCTGTGCATGAACCTCCGGTCAAGCCTGTCGCTCCCCGtcgttcgctgttgatctcaaCTGTAGTGGAGGTGGAGAGGTTGGAATAGTGGATGTTGTGCCGACTTCTTTACAGTACCCTCCGCACTTTTCAtgtttggacttggatgccatgacaCAGGTGGGGGTTCCTGGGGAGCCTACTGGATTTGGTGCTAGAGATGGCCAGGGGTCTGCAGGTCTCACagagtttcaggttggtcagcagtttcaggataaagatgaggatGTGTTAAGTGTGAAGACGTATAGCATCCGATGCGGGGCACAGTACAAAGTGGTGGAGTCTGACTATCGCCGGTATGTTGGGAAGTGTTTTGATTTTGGGAATGGGTACACATGGTTGATTAGGCTAAGTCTTCGGCAGCGCAAGGATATTTGGGAGGTAAAACGGACCACATACGTGTCTCGCGACGTCCATCTCTAGCGATCACAGGAGTctggattatcatgtgatctcAGAATTCATCATGCCAATGGTTAGAGCTGATGCATCGccagcatcaaggtgctcctgaaTGCGACAGCGGCACACTTTGGGTTCAGGCCGATGTATAGGAGGGTTtggttggcgaagcagaaggccgttGCCCACATCTATGGTGATtgggatgagtcgtacaacgagctcctgcggtgggtgttaggagttcagttgacgatgcctggtactgttgcAGTCCTTCGGACGAGTACTGTTCGAGTTGGGGGCCAGGTCGACGATTCGCAGGCTTATTTTCACCGGCTCTTCTGGACATTTTCACCATGTATTGAGGCATTCTGGCATTGCAAGCCATTGGTGAGTATTGACGGCACCCACCTGTATGGTAAGTATGAGGGTACGTTGCTCGTCGCGATTGCActggacgggaactccaacatactGCCTGTTGCATTTGCACTGGTTGAGGGTGAGAATACGGAGTCCTGGTccttttttctttcccatctctgACAGCACGTAACCCCGCAACcgggtctgctggttatatcAGATAGGCACAACGGCATCAAGGCTGCGCTTGAGGCTCCCGACGGAGGCTGGCTACCTCCTGCTGCCTACCGTGCATTCTGTATTCAACATGTGGCAGCAAATTTCGCCCTGACCTTCAAGGGCAAGGACGCAAGAAGGCTTCTTGTGAATGCAGCTTATGCTAAGACTGAGGTGGAAttcgattactggtttgatattctgcgATCTGAAGACCCTGCCatgtgtgagtgggcgaaccggATCGATTATTCATTGTGGACCCAGCATCGGGATGAGGGTaggagattcggtcacatgacgacaaATATCTCCAAGTGTGTTAATTCAATCCTAAAGGGGGTCAGGAATCTCCCGGTGTGCTCGCTGGTGAAAGCTACTTATGGGAGGTTGGCAGAATTATTCGTTCGCAAGGGGAGAGAGGCAGAGGCCCAGTTAGGCACCAGACAACAATTCAGTCAACATCTGGTGAAGTGTATAGAGGCCAATCTGAAGACGgcgaggtgcttcacggtgactttgTACAACAGAGATAACTCGGAGTTCACCGTCTCGGAGACGACTCCTACTGGTTCGTTCTCACTTGGTAGCTACAGAGTCTCACTCAGGTTTCAAACATGTGACTGTGGATATTTTCAGGTACTTCATTACCCGTGTCCTCACGCCTTGGCATGTTGTGCCTGTTCACGGCTTACTTGGCAGTCGTATGTCCACCAGGTGTATCATCTTAGCTCGGTGTTCAGTGTATACTGGATGGggttcacacctcccattcctgAGGGTTTTGGCCACCGTACGATGGGCCGACAGTGATACTGGACCCCACCAAGAGGCATGCGAGTGAGGGACGTCCTAGGTTCACCAGGATCCGGACTACTATGGACGATGCGGATCTGAGCAGGCCGAACTATGAAAGGTTACTTAATTAAAAAAACGTGATTCGTATACTTACATCCCCAGCCCGTAAAAGGTCTATCCTCAGTCTCCATATCTGCACTCGTAGTCCCTTCTCGCTAGCAGAAGGATTGTGACCTGACCACCTGCAACTCACATCGGTGGTATAAAGAAAGCAAGGTATCACACATAGTATAACATTATAAGCGGACACGGAATAGAATAAATTTAgatgaaatagaaaaaaatgataacAGTACCTCGAGGCCAAGGGCCAGCTGAACGTGTCATACCTAGCAGGTCTAAACCCAGGAAAGCGCCAGAAGATCCAAAACTGAAGTAGCTGTAACGGACCGGCTAGCTTCACCACATATCTGTTggccactcggcacatgcaccggtacaaccacgCGAGAGCTGCCGACCCCCAGCTGTAGCCACCCATATCCTCAAGCCTAGCCACGTAGGGTAGCCACCTAATGTGAATACGGTTGCCAAACTTGTCGGCAAAGAGCTGAGTGCGTAACAGCATCATGATATACGCCCGAGCATAGCGCATGATTGTCTCCTCGTCGGCTCCCTCAGGGCACTCTCCAAACGTCTCCTGGAACCAGCTGCAGTTCACTGCAAACTTTTGGATTTGGTTCGCAGGAGGTAACACACcaagcaactcctggaaccacacCCAAGCTGGACGGCCACCCTGGATGTATGTCTGGAAATCCGTCAAGCAACCACTGACATAACGTCCGTCGACCGACAACCCCAACTGGTATGCCATGTCCTgcagtgtgatcgtgcactcccCGAACAGCATGTGAAAtgtgtgcgtctccggacgccaccGCTCGACGAAAGCACTCACAAGGGGTTCATCCAATCTGAACCATCTCTCATTCAGCctcgcaagatggtataatccCGCCATCTGTAAGTACGGAACGTATCTCTCGTCCAGTCGCTGCCCTGCTGCCGTCACATGCTCGAGATGCATTGCTGGGGCTGCACATATAATGGACCAGACAAttaaaaccactaacaaaaccaaTTACAAGACCACTAACATAaatcactaacataaaccacttgcaaaaccactaacaaaaccactaacgAAACCAGTAACATAAACCATTTGCAAAACTACTAACAAAactactaacataaaccactaacataaaccacttgcaaaaccactaacaaaaacaataacataaaccactaacataaaccacttgcaaaaccaataacaaaaccactaacataaaccacttgcaaaaccactaacaaaaccactaacataaaccactaacataaaccactaactgaACCACTTGCAAAACGACTAACAAAACcaataacataaaccactaacataaaccacttgcaaaatcactaacaaaaccactaacataaaccactagcaaaaccactaacaaaaccactaacaaaaccagTTACAAAACCACTATCATAAACCACttgcaaaaccactaacaaaaccagAAATATTATCactaacaaaacataaaaaattagtcacATACAAAGTTACCAACGTCATTTACCATCAGAACCACTAACATAACGTAT
Coding sequences:
- the LOC112733231 gene encoding uncharacterized protein, with amino-acid sequence MPGTVAVLRTSTVRVGGQVDDSQAYFHRLFWTFSPCIEAFWHCKPLVSIDGTHLYGKYEGTLLVAIALDGNSNILPVAFALHVTPQPGLLVISDRHNGIKAALEAPDGGWLPPAAYRAFCIQHVAANFALTFKGKDARRLLVNAAYAKTEVEFDYWFDILRSEDPAMCEWANRIDYSLWTQHRDEGRRFGHMTTNISKCVNSILKGVRNLPVCSLVKATYGRLAELFVRKGREAEAQLGTRQQFSQHLVKCIEANLKTARCFTVTLYNRDNSEFTVSETTPTGSFSLGSYRVSLRFQTCDCGYFQVLHYPCPHALACCACSRLTWQSYVHQVYHLSSVFSVYWMGFTPPIPEGFGHRTMGRQ
- the LOC112733232 gene encoding protein MAIN-LIKE 2-like; its protein translation is MHLEHVTAAGQRLDERYVPYLQMAGLYHLARLNERWFRLDEPLVSAFVERWRPETHTFHMLFGECTITLQDMAYQLGLSVDGRYVSGCLTDFQTYIQGGRPAWVWFQELLGVLPPANQIQKFAVNCSWFQETFGECPEGADEETIMRYARAYIMMLLRTQLFADKFGNRIHIRWLPYVARLEDMGGYSWGSAALAWLYRCMCRVANRYVVKLAGPLQLLQFWIFWRFPGFRPARYDTFSWPLASRWSGHNPSASEKGLRVQIWRLRIDLLRAGDVSIRITFF